The sequence below is a genomic window from Thermoflavifilum sp..
AGCGCTTTCTGTTCCCCGGCATCGGCTACGGCGGGAGTTGCTTCCCCAAAGATGTGCAGGCCCTTGTACAATCGGCCCGATGTGTGGGTTACGATTTTAAAATCTTGCAAGCCGTGATGGAAGTCAACGAACGACAAAAGACATATTTGATTCCTTCCATCCTGAAATATTTTCACGGTGATATTCATGGAAAACGCTTTGCCGTATGGGGACTCGCTTTTAAACCCAATACCGATGATATTCGCGAAGCACCAAGCTTATACATCATCCGGGAATTGCTTGCGCATGGGGCTACGGTGAGGGCTTTTGATCCGGAAGCCATGCATAATGTACGCAAACAGTTAGGCGACCAGATTGAATATGCCAACGATCAATATCATTGTCTGGAAGGTGCCGATGCATTGATTATTGCCACCGAGTGGAATGAATTTCGTACGCCCGATTTTGATCGCATACGGAGTTTGCTCAAACAAAAAGTTATTTTTGACGGCCGAAACCTGTTTGAACTGGAGAAAATGCAAGAAGAAGGGCTTCATTACATCAGCATAGGTCGTAAACCTGTATGATAACCCCAAAAGTATAGCTACCATGGAAAGAAAACGTATTCTGATTACCGGAGCCGCGGGTTTCCTGGGTTCACACCTGTGCGACCGCTTTGTGCAGGAAGGCTTTCACGTCATTGGCATGGATAATTTGTTGACCGGCAGCCTTCGCAACATTGAGCATTTATTCCCGCTGGAAAATTTTGAATTTTATTACCACGATGTGACGAAGTTTGTGCATGTACCCGGCCGGCTGGATTATATCCTGCATTTTGCTTCACCTGCCAGTCCGATTGATTATTTACAAAAACCCATTCAAACGCTGAAAGTGGGCTCACTGGGTACACACAACCTGCTGGGTCTGGCAAAAGAAAAAAAAGCACGGATTCTGGTGGCTTCCACTTCAGAAGTATATGGCGACCCAGAGGTGCACCCGCAACCCGAAGAATACTGGGGGCACGTGAATCCTGTGGGGCCGCGCGGTGTGTACGATGAGGCCAAACGTTTTATGGAATCTATCACCATGGCCTATCACAACTTCCATGGACTGGACACGCGCATTGTTCGCATTTTCAATACCTACGGTCCACGCATGCGCCTCAACGATGGCCGGGCTTTACCCGCCTTTATGACTCAGGCGCTTACCGGGCAGGACCTGACCGTGTTTGGCGACGGCTCTCAAACCCGCTCGTTCTGCTATGTGTCCGACCTGGTAGAAGGCATCTATCGATTGCTGTTCAGCGATTATCATTTACCCATGAATATTGGCAATCCCGATGAAATAAGCCTGCTGGATTTTGCAAAAGAAATTTTAGAACTTACGGGAAGTAAACAAAAAATCGTTTTTAAACCCTTACCCACCGACGATCCCAAACAACGCCGGCCCGATATCACCAAAGCCCGAACCATCCTGGGCTGGGAACCGAAGGTGAGCCGGCACGAAGGCTTGCGCCTTACGCTGGAATATTTCAAAAAACACCTCGACGAATTGAAACCCACGCTTGCTCAAAACACTTGAACACCTATGGAAAAAACCATCTTGATTACTGGCGGTGCAGGATTTATCGGTTCACATGTGGTGCGCTGGTTCGTGCATCATTATCCGCAATACCAGATCCTGAACCTGGATTTGCTTACCTATGCAGGTAACCTGGAAAATCTTGCCGATATCGAACATCAACCGAATTATCGGTTTATCAAAGGCGATATTACCGACGAACATTTTATTGAGGACTTATTTACGCAATACCCGATTGATGCAGTCATTCATCTGGCGGCGGAGAGTCATGTGGATCGTTCGATTATGGACCCGCTGGCTTTTGTTCGTACCAATGTGTTAGGTACCGCCGTGTTGCTCAATGCCTGTCGTCGCCACTGGACATCAGATCCGGAAAAACATTTGTTTTATCAGGTTTCTACCGATGAAGTGTATGGTTCACTGGGGCCAACAGGATATTTTTCTGAACAATCTAAATATGACCCGCGTTCGCCTTATGCAGCATCAAAAGCCGGTGCCGATCATCTGGTACGTGCTTATTTTCATACCTATCAATTGCCTGTCGTCATCTCCAACTGCTCGAATAATTACGGGCCCTATCAATTTCCGGAAAAATTGATTCCGCTTGTTATCCGAAATGTGCAACAAAATAAACCGGTGCCCGTGTATG
It includes:
- a CDS encoding UDP-glucuronic acid decarboxylase family protein, which codes for MERKRILITGAAGFLGSHLCDRFVQEGFHVIGMDNLLTGSLRNIEHLFPLENFEFYYHDVTKFVHVPGRLDYILHFASPASPIDYLQKPIQTLKVGSLGTHNLLGLAKEKKARILVASTSEVYGDPEVHPQPEEYWGHVNPVGPRGVYDEAKRFMESITMAYHNFHGLDTRIVRIFNTYGPRMRLNDGRALPAFMTQALTGQDLTVFGDGSQTRSFCYVSDLVEGIYRLLFSDYHLPMNIGNPDEISLLDFAKEILELTGSKQKIVFKPLPTDDPKQRRPDITKARTILGWEPKVSRHEGLRLTLEYFKKHLDELKPTLAQNT
- the rfbB gene encoding dTDP-glucose 4,6-dehydratase; the encoded protein is MEKTILITGGAGFIGSHVVRWFVHHYPQYQILNLDLLTYAGNLENLADIEHQPNYRFIKGDITDEHFIEDLFTQYPIDAVIHLAAESHVDRSIMDPLAFVRTNVLGTAVLLNACRRHWTSDPEKHLFYQVSTDEVYGSLGPTGYFSEQSKYDPRSPYAASKAGADHLVRAYFHTYQLPVVISNCSNNYGPYQFPEKLIPLVIRNVQQNKPVPVYGRGENVRDWLWVEDHVRAIDLIFHRGKRGETYTVGGHNEWKNIDLVKLICRCMDEKLGRAPGSSEQLITFVKDRAGHDLRYAIDASRIRQELGWQPTISFEEGIRRTIDWYLSHQEWLEHVTSGSYQQYYEQQYILREHTQPS